The Apium graveolens cultivar Ventura chromosome 11, ASM990537v1, whole genome shotgun sequence genome has a window encoding:
- the LOC141695399 gene encoding uncharacterized protein LOC141695399 → MDWLSLYRASIDCKKKRTVMYTKYNARISYQGQKQDKKFLSILQDRKLLRQECEAYLEHVVGTMKMAPTLDEIPIVREYPDVFPEDFPGLPPDREIEFSIYLIPGTEPVSKAPYGMAPVEIKELAKKLHELLDKGVIQPSVSPWGAPIDLRYGYHELKIKPEDIPKTTFRARYVHYEFLVM, encoded by the exons atggattggttgtctctatataGGGCGAGTATTGACTGCAAGAAGAAGAGAACTGTCATGTATACCAAATATAATGCAAGAATAAGTTATCAAGGACAAAAGCAGGATAAGAAGTTTCTCTCAATATTGCAGGATAGGAAATTGTTAAGACAAGAATGTGAGGCGTATTTGGAACATGTGGTGGGTACCATGAAAATGGCACCTACTCTGGATGAGATTCCAATAGTAAGGGAATATCCCGACGTCTTTCCGGAAGACtttccaggattaccacctgatcgagAAATAGAGTTCTCCATTTATTTGATACCAGGGACAGAGCCAGTTTCCAAAGCTCCATATGGAATGGCTCCAGTGGAAATAAAGGAATTGGCCAAGAAACTTCATGAACTGCTAGACAAAGGAGTCATCCAACCaagtgtttctccgtggggtgctcca ATTGATCTGAGATATGGCTACCACgaactgaagatcaagcctgaagatatacccaAAACTACATTCCGAGCAAGATATGttcattatgagtttttagtgatgtAA